A single region of the Solwaraspora sp. WMMD791 genome encodes:
- a CDS encoding carboxyl transferase domain-containing protein yields the protein MFSRIAIVNRGEAAMRLIHAVRELAAETGARIETVALYTDVDRTATFVREADIAYDLGPASARPYLDLTVLERALVATGADAAWVGWGFVAESPAFAELCEKTGVTFIGPSAHAMRQLGDKIGAKLIAEEVGVPVAPWSRGAVETLEAALTAASDIGYPLMLKATAGGGGRGIRVVTNEAELADAFERTSQEAARAFGSGVVFLERLVTGARHVEVQVIADGQGTAWALGVRDCSVQRRNQKVIEESASPVLDPAQAADLKASAERLAVAVGYRGAATVEFLYHPGDRMFAFLEVNTRLQVEHPITEATTGFDLVKAQLHVASGGRLEGEPPPERGHAVEARLNAEDPDRDFAPSPGRIARLDLPSGPGIRVDTGVSEGDTIPAAFDSMIAKIIAYGRDRDEALGRLRRAMANTTVIIEGGATNKSFVLDLLDQPEVIDASADTGWIDRVRGAGRLVSHRHVAVALAAAAIEGYEADERVERQRLLSTASGGRPQVQHASGRPVDLKLRGVGYRVRVARTGAYRFRVGIEAGDAVHSADVELDRFDRHTGQIVVNGSRHRLATGTHGPIHLVEVDGVTHRVSRDEGGVLRAPMPALVVATPVQVGAEIEPGAPVLVLEAMKMETVLRAPFKAVLKELAVSVGNQVEAGAPLLRLEPVADDDATAAGPAAAPVELDMPVAPEATPAQERARRGQEDLRGLLLGFDVDPHDDRRVLEDYLVARQVAADEGERPLAAEIDLIEVFADLAELSRNRPTDGDGADGHVHSDREYFHTYLQSLDVERAGLPDAFQTKLAKALGHYGVTDLERSADLEAAVFRIFLALQRAAADAGVVATLLRAWLREPPPGQLLHEPAGLALERLVAATQVRFPVIADLARGVVFAWFAQPLLRRNRARVYAKVRAHLRHLDAHPDAPDRAARIAEMVRSTEPLVRLLGQRIVRDHLDNAVMLEVLTRRYYGNKGVAAIHAHQVAGCTFVVAERADSSVVTAAVGIDTLGAALSGLAQLATGQESIDADIYLAWENQPEDFDAMAAALLDVVAAQPLPPQIRRVTTTIAGRAGAVMHHHFTFRPSSRGMVEERLIRGLHPYIAQRMQLERLRKFDLTRLPSSDEEVYLFRCVARENSSDERLVAFAQVRDLTQLRDHDGRLVSLPTTEDTVAACLDSIRRVQSRRPSKTRFTTNRIVIYVWPPNDLTREEMEMIAGRVRPTTTGAGLEEILFIGRQRDRATGELVKIAVRISFDATGGGAELTVGEPPVEPVEPLDDYRLKVLRASSRNTVYPYELTGRLGDFVEYDLDDAHTLVPVDRPKGRNRAAIVAGVVTTVTSRHPQGITRVVLLGDPTKSLGALSEPECRRIIAALDLAERMQVPLEWYALSAGARISMESGTENMDWVAAALKRIVEFTQAGGEINIVVAGINVGAQPYWNAEATMLMHTKGILVMTPDSAMVLTGKQSLDFSGGVSAEDNFGIGGYDRVMGPNGQAQYWAPNLTAARDVLLAHYDHTYVVPGESRPRRAATTDPVDRDISTFPHTVAGSDFTTVGEIFSAAANPDRKKPFDIRTVMRALADQDHPVLERWAGMADADTAVVQDVHLGGVPVCLLGIESRTVPRRGFPPTDGPDTYTAGTLFPQSSKKAARAINAASGNRPLVVLANLSGFDGSPESMRKLQLEYGAEIGRAIVNFRGPIVFCVISRYHGGAFVVFSKALNPNMTVLALEGSFASVLGGAPAAAVVFSGEVDARTARDPRVRDLEARVAAASGTDRAALTAELDEFRSSVRAEKLGEVATEFDRIHNIARAVEVGSVDAVISAAELRPRIIATIEAHLG from the coding sequence GTGTTCAGCCGTATTGCCATCGTCAACCGTGGAGAAGCCGCGATGCGACTCATCCACGCTGTCCGGGAGTTGGCCGCCGAGACCGGGGCGAGAATCGAGACAGTCGCTCTGTACACCGATGTCGACCGTACCGCGACCTTCGTCCGCGAAGCGGACATCGCCTATGATCTCGGGCCGGCGTCCGCCCGTCCGTACCTCGATCTGACGGTCCTGGAGCGCGCCCTCGTGGCGACCGGGGCCGACGCCGCGTGGGTCGGCTGGGGGTTCGTCGCCGAGTCCCCGGCGTTCGCAGAGCTGTGCGAGAAGACCGGTGTCACCTTCATCGGGCCGAGCGCCCACGCCATGCGCCAGCTCGGCGACAAGATCGGTGCGAAGCTGATCGCCGAGGAGGTCGGCGTGCCGGTCGCGCCGTGGAGCCGGGGTGCGGTCGAGACCCTGGAGGCCGCGCTGACGGCGGCGAGTGACATCGGCTACCCGTTGATGCTGAAGGCGACCGCCGGCGGCGGCGGTCGCGGCATCCGGGTGGTCACCAACGAGGCCGAACTCGCCGACGCCTTCGAACGCACCAGCCAGGAGGCGGCCCGGGCGTTCGGCAGCGGTGTCGTGTTCCTGGAACGACTGGTCACCGGTGCCCGACACGTGGAGGTCCAGGTGATCGCCGACGGCCAGGGCACCGCCTGGGCGCTCGGGGTCCGCGACTGCTCGGTACAGCGGCGCAACCAGAAGGTCATCGAGGAGTCGGCGTCGCCGGTGCTCGACCCGGCGCAGGCCGCCGACCTCAAGGCGTCGGCCGAACGGCTGGCCGTCGCGGTCGGTTACCGGGGTGCGGCGACCGTGGAGTTCCTCTACCACCCGGGTGACCGCATGTTCGCGTTCCTCGAGGTCAACACCCGGCTGCAGGTCGAGCACCCGATCACCGAGGCGACCACCGGGTTCGACCTGGTCAAGGCGCAGCTGCACGTGGCGTCTGGCGGACGTCTCGAAGGTGAGCCGCCGCCCGAGCGCGGGCACGCCGTCGAGGCCCGGCTCAACGCCGAGGACCCCGACCGCGACTTCGCGCCGTCACCCGGCCGGATAGCCCGGCTGGACCTGCCCTCCGGGCCGGGTATCCGGGTCGACACCGGGGTCAGTGAGGGCGACACCATCCCCGCAGCCTTCGACTCCATGATCGCCAAGATCATCGCGTACGGACGGGACCGCGACGAGGCACTCGGCCGGCTGCGTCGCGCGATGGCGAACACCACCGTGATCATCGAAGGTGGTGCGACGAACAAGAGCTTCGTGCTCGACCTGCTCGACCAGCCCGAGGTGATCGACGCCAGCGCCGACACCGGCTGGATCGACCGGGTCCGCGGCGCGGGCCGGCTCGTCTCGCACCGGCACGTCGCCGTCGCGCTCGCCGCCGCTGCGATCGAGGGCTACGAGGCCGACGAACGGGTCGAACGGCAGCGCCTGCTGTCCACCGCGTCCGGCGGCCGCCCCCAGGTGCAGCACGCCAGCGGTCGACCGGTCGACCTCAAACTACGGGGCGTCGGCTACCGGGTGCGGGTGGCCCGCACCGGCGCGTACCGGTTCCGCGTCGGTATCGAAGCCGGCGACGCCGTGCACAGCGCCGACGTCGAGCTGGACCGCTTCGACCGGCACACCGGGCAGATCGTGGTCAACGGCAGCCGCCACCGCCTGGCCACCGGCACCCACGGGCCGATTCACCTGGTCGAGGTCGACGGGGTCACCCACCGGGTCAGCCGCGACGAGGGTGGGGTCCTGCGCGCACCGATGCCCGCGCTGGTCGTCGCCACCCCGGTGCAGGTCGGTGCCGAGATCGAGCCAGGTGCGCCGGTGCTGGTCCTGGAAGCCATGAAGATGGAGACGGTCCTGCGGGCGCCGTTCAAGGCCGTACTGAAGGAACTGGCCGTCTCGGTAGGCAACCAGGTCGAGGCCGGCGCGCCGCTGCTGCGCCTGGAACCGGTGGCCGACGACGACGCCACGGCGGCCGGCCCGGCCGCCGCCCCCGTCGAACTGGACATGCCCGTCGCGCCCGAGGCGACCCCGGCGCAGGAGCGTGCCCGGCGCGGCCAGGAGGACCTGCGTGGTCTGCTGCTCGGCTTCGACGTCGACCCGCACGACGACCGCCGGGTGCTCGAGGACTACCTCGTGGCGCGCCAGGTCGCCGCCGACGAGGGTGAACGGCCGCTGGCCGCCGAGATCGACCTGATCGAGGTCTTCGCCGACCTCGCCGAGTTGAGCCGTAACCGGCCGACCGACGGCGACGGTGCCGACGGCCACGTGCACAGCGACCGTGAGTACTTCCACACCTACCTGCAGAGCCTCGACGTCGAACGGGCCGGTCTGCCGGACGCCTTCCAGACCAAGCTGGCCAAGGCCCTGGGCCACTACGGTGTCACCGACCTGGAGCGCTCCGCCGATCTCGAAGCCGCCGTCTTCCGGATCTTCCTCGCACTGCAGCGGGCCGCTGCCGATGCCGGGGTCGTCGCCACCCTGCTGCGGGCGTGGCTGCGGGAGCCACCGCCCGGCCAACTGCTGCACGAGCCCGCCGGTCTCGCGCTGGAGCGGCTGGTGGCCGCCACCCAGGTCCGCTTTCCCGTCATCGCCGACCTTGCCCGTGGGGTGGTGTTCGCCTGGTTCGCTCAGCCCCTGCTGCGGCGCAACCGGGCCCGCGTCTATGCCAAGGTCCGCGCGCACCTGCGTCACCTGGACGCCCACCCGGACGCCCCGGACCGCGCCGCGCGCATCGCCGAGATGGTACGCAGTACGGAACCGCTGGTCCGGCTGCTCGGTCAACGGATCGTCCGGGACCACCTCGACAACGCGGTCATGCTGGAGGTGCTGACCCGGCGCTACTACGGCAACAAGGGCGTCGCCGCGATCCACGCGCACCAGGTCGCCGGGTGCACGTTCGTGGTCGCCGAACGTGCCGACTCGAGTGTGGTCACCGCCGCCGTGGGCATCGACACGCTCGGCGCCGCGCTCAGTGGGCTCGCCCAGTTGGCCACCGGGCAGGAATCCATCGACGCCGACATCTATCTCGCCTGGGAGAACCAGCCTGAGGACTTCGACGCCATGGCGGCGGCGCTGCTCGATGTCGTCGCGGCGCAGCCGTTGCCGCCCCAGATCCGTCGAGTGACCACCACCATCGCCGGTCGCGCCGGCGCGGTCATGCACCACCACTTCACGTTCCGCCCGTCGAGCCGGGGCATGGTCGAGGAACGGCTGATCCGTGGCCTGCACCCGTACATCGCCCAGCGGATGCAGCTGGAGCGGCTGCGCAAGTTCGACCTGACCCGGCTTCCGTCGTCGGACGAGGAGGTCTACCTCTTCCGGTGCGTCGCCCGGGAGAACTCCTCCGACGAGCGTCTCGTCGCGTTCGCCCAGGTGCGTGACCTGACCCAGCTGCGTGACCACGATGGACGTCTGGTCTCGCTGCCGACCACCGAGGACACCGTCGCGGCCTGCCTCGACTCGATCCGCCGGGTCCAGTCGCGGCGACCGTCGAAGACCCGCTTCACCACCAACCGGATCGTCATCTACGTCTGGCCGCCAAACGACCTGACCCGTGAGGAGATGGAGATGATCGCCGGGCGGGTACGCCCGACGACCACCGGGGCGGGGCTGGAGGAGATCCTGTTCATCGGGCGCCAGCGTGACCGGGCGACCGGCGAGCTGGTGAAGATCGCGGTACGGATCTCCTTCGACGCCACCGGCGGCGGCGCCGAACTGACCGTCGGTGAGCCGCCGGTCGAGCCGGTCGAGCCGCTGGACGACTACCGGTTGAAGGTGCTGCGGGCGAGCAGCCGCAACACGGTCTACCCGTACGAGCTGACCGGTCGTCTCGGTGACTTCGTCGAGTACGACCTCGACGATGCTCACACGCTGGTGCCGGTCGACCGGCCGAAGGGGCGCAACCGCGCGGCGATCGTCGCCGGGGTGGTCACCACCGTGACTTCCCGGCACCCGCAGGGCATCACCCGGGTCGTGCTGCTCGGTGATCCCACCAAGTCGCTCGGTGCCCTGTCGGAGCCGGAGTGCCGTCGGATCATCGCGGCCCTGGACCTGGCCGAGCGGATGCAGGTGCCGCTGGAGTGGTACGCGCTGTCCGCCGGGGCCCGCATCTCGATGGAGTCGGGCACCGAGAACATGGACTGGGTCGCCGCCGCGCTCAAGCGGATCGTCGAGTTCACCCAGGCCGGCGGCGAGATCAACATCGTGGTCGCGGGTATCAACGTCGGAGCCCAGCCGTACTGGAACGCCGAGGCGACGATGCTCATGCACACCAAGGGCATCCTGGTGATGACGCCGGACTCGGCGATGGTGCTCACCGGCAAGCAGTCGCTGGACTTCTCTGGTGGCGTCTCCGCCGAGGACAACTTCGGCATCGGCGGCTACGACCGGGTGATGGGCCCGAACGGGCAGGCACAGTACTGGGCGCCTAACCTGACCGCCGCGCGGGACGTGCTGCTGGCCCATTACGACCACACGTACGTCGTGCCGGGGGAGTCGCGACCCCGGCGCGCGGCCACCACCGACCCCGTCGACCGGGACATCTCCACCTTCCCGCACACGGTGGCCGGCAGTGACTTCACCACAGTCGGCGAGATCTTCTCCGCCGCCGCCAACCCCGATCGCAAGAAGCCGTTCGACATCCGGACCGTGATGCGGGCACTGGCCGACCAGGACCACCCGGTGCTGGAACGCTGGGCGGGGATGGCCGACGCCGACACCGCCGTGGTGCAGGACGTCCATCTCGGTGGCGTACCGGTATGTCTGCTCGGCATCGAGTCACGTACGGTGCCCCGGCGTGGTTTCCCGCCCACCGACGGTCCGGACACCTACACCGCCGGCACGCTGTTCCCGCAGTCGTCGAAGAAGGCCGCGCGGGCGATCAACGCGGCCAGTGGCAACCGACCACTGGTGGTGCTGGCCAACCTGTCCGGCTTCGACGGCTCGCCCGAGTCGATGCGCAAGCTGCAACTCGAGTACGGTGCCGAGATCGGCCGGGCGATCGTCAACTTCCGAGGGCCGATCGTGTTCTGCGTGATCTCGCGGTACCACGGTGGCGCCTTCGTGGTCTTCTCGAAGGCGTTGAACCCCAACATGACGGTGCTCGCGCTGGAAGGTTCGTTCGCCTCGGTCCTCGGTGGTGCCCCCGCCGCCGCCGTCGTGTTCTCCGGCGAGGTGGACGCCCGAACGGCCCGCGACCCCCGGGTGCGTGACCTGGAGGCCCGGGTGGCCGCCGCGTCCGGCACCGACCGCGCCGCGCTGACCGCCGAGCTCGACGAGTTCCGTTCGTCGGTACGGGCGGAGAAGCTGGGCGAGGTGGCCACGGAGTTCGACCGGATCCACAACATCGCCCGCGCCGTCGAGGTCGGCTCGGTGGACGCCGTCATCAGCGCCGCCGAGCTGCGTCCGCGCATCATCGCCACCATCGAGGCCCACCTGGGCTGA
- a CDS encoding dual specificity protein phosphatase family protein, translating to MPAPNRYPIPAPPPARLSILARPRGGDWLDDELSAARTAGVDVLVSLLTSAERDELDLADEPAAAIRAGLEFHAFEIADLGVPDPHAIRPLLDLLATELRAGRHVAVHCRAGIGRSSLITVALLTRLGVDTEQAWNVIAHARGVPVPETAQQRRWPSADRHAGRGQIGN from the coding sequence TTGCCGGCACCGAACCGGTACCCGATACCGGCGCCGCCCCCCGCGCGGCTGAGCATCCTGGCGCGCCCGCGCGGCGGCGACTGGCTCGACGACGAGCTGAGCGCCGCCCGGACCGCCGGCGTCGACGTACTGGTCAGCCTGCTCACCTCGGCCGAGCGTGACGAACTCGACCTGGCCGACGAGCCCGCTGCGGCGATCCGGGCCGGACTCGAGTTCCACGCGTTCGAGATCGCCGACCTCGGCGTGCCGGACCCCCACGCCATCCGGCCGCTGCTCGACCTGCTCGCGACCGAGCTTCGTGCCGGCCGGCACGTCGCGGTGCACTGCCGCGCCGGCATCGGCCGGTCCTCGTTGATCACCGTCGCCCTGCTGACCCGGCTCGGCGTCGATACCGAGCAGGCCTGGAACGTGATCGCCCACGCCCGGGGAGTGCCCGTGCCCGAGACCGCGCAGCAGCGACGCTGGCCGTCGGCCGACCGGCACGCTGGTCGCGGTCAGATCGGGAACTGA
- a CDS encoding acyltransferase domain-containing protein, whose product MDLDDIANRLGVPVAEVDRVHRLAGDRPSVPLPARADAAVVLDRLTVRPDDAAEIVAGWPDPDSALWTPELRWLLDRSTALVRADLGGYGWLPPGPELPRERGPAWRHLYVYAYLAMVDVVRAYHRDHGIADDVSWVTLADLGRNLTIDRRMHGEGWPVMQAWLTLHARGGLYELGRLQHQRGDTVIDLHVPDAGPLTPAAVDTSLDAARVFFPRHFPDERYTAFACGSWLLDPQLREYLPADSNIVRFQRRFELEPYAESDGPDADVEVLRFVFRTLTTPLDALPRRTVLQRAVLDHLTAGRHWHWRRGQFPI is encoded by the coding sequence GTGGATCTGGACGATATCGCCAATCGGCTCGGGGTGCCCGTCGCGGAGGTCGACCGCGTACACCGGCTCGCCGGCGACCGGCCGTCGGTGCCCCTGCCGGCCAGAGCCGACGCGGCCGTGGTCCTCGACCGGCTCACGGTACGGCCGGACGACGCCGCCGAGATCGTGGCCGGTTGGCCCGATCCTGACTCCGCACTGTGGACCCCCGAGCTGCGCTGGCTGCTCGACCGGTCGACCGCCCTGGTCCGGGCCGACCTCGGTGGCTACGGCTGGCTGCCACCCGGGCCGGAGCTGCCGCGCGAGCGGGGACCCGCCTGGCGGCATCTCTACGTCTACGCGTACCTGGCGATGGTCGACGTGGTCCGGGCGTACCACCGCGACCACGGCATCGCCGATGACGTGTCCTGGGTGACCCTGGCGGACCTGGGCCGCAACCTGACGATCGACCGGCGGATGCACGGCGAGGGCTGGCCGGTCATGCAGGCCTGGCTGACGTTGCACGCCCGCGGCGGCCTCTACGAGCTGGGCCGGCTGCAGCACCAGCGGGGCGACACTGTCATCGACCTGCACGTCCCCGACGCGGGGCCGTTGACTCCGGCGGCCGTCGACACGTCGCTCGACGCGGCGCGGGTGTTCTTTCCCCGCCACTTCCCCGACGAGCGGTACACCGCGTTCGCCTGCGGGTCGTGGCTGCTCGACCCGCAACTGCGGGAGTACCTGCCGGCGGATTCGAACATCGTCAGATTCCAGCGCCGGTTCGAGCTGGAGCCCTACGCGGAGTCCGATGGGCCGGACGCCGACGTCGAGGTGCTGCGGTTCGTGTTCCGTACGCTGACCACGCCGCTGGACGCGCTGCCGCGCCGCACCGTGCTGCAACGCGCGGTGCTCGACCATCTCACCGCCGGCCGGCACTGGCACTGGCGTCGCGGTCAGTTCCCGATCTGA
- a CDS encoding TetR/AcrR family transcriptional regulator, whose amino-acid sequence MARAISNRPGAARRRQRWADGYDPENTRKSLITSALELFERRGFDRTSVQEIADQAGLTKGAFYHHFESKDDLLRHIQEEYLEAQLSAIQRIESDNDDPKARVAELIRFSLTSVAEYRAHVTIFYQERRYLAGDMFAEVSRKRDLVETAFAAMIQDGIARGVFRTDVDARIVTFGLVGMCAWAYQWLNVDGPLSIDEVARQFSVMVLDGLC is encoded by the coding sequence ATGGCTCGTGCGATATCCAACCGCCCGGGGGCGGCCCGACGCCGGCAACGCTGGGCTGACGGCTACGACCCGGAGAACACCCGCAAGTCGTTGATCACCAGCGCGTTGGAGCTGTTCGAGCGTCGTGGGTTCGACCGGACGTCGGTGCAGGAGATCGCCGACCAGGCTGGGCTCACGAAAGGTGCTTTCTACCATCACTTCGAGAGCAAGGACGACCTGCTGCGGCACATCCAGGAGGAGTACCTGGAGGCGCAGCTGTCCGCGATCCAGCGGATCGAGTCGGACAACGACGACCCGAAGGCGCGGGTAGCGGAGCTCATCCGGTTCAGTCTGACCAGCGTGGCCGAGTACCGCGCCCACGTGACGATCTTCTATCAGGAGCGGCGGTATCTCGCCGGTGACATGTTCGCCGAGGTCAGCCGCAAGCGTGACCTGGTGGAAACGGCCTTCGCCGCAATGATCCAGGACGGCATCGCCCGTGGGGTCTTCCGTACGGACGTGGACGCGCGGATCGTCACCTTCGGCCTCGTGGGCATGTGCGCCTGGGCGTACCAGTGGCTCAACGTCGACGGTCCGCTCAGCATCGACGAAGTCGCGCGCCAGTTCAGCGTGATGGTGCTCGACGGTCTCTGCTGA
- a CDS encoding acyl-CoA dehydrogenase family protein, whose translation MFEAYQLPEEHRAVRDAVRAVCDDKVAPHAAAADETAEFPGASYDALRAADFHAPHIPVQYGGAGADALATAIVIEEVARACATSSLIPAGNKLGTMPLLLAADEHLKQRYLPPVARGEAMFSYCLSEPDAGSDAAGMRTRAERDGDTWVLNGVKRWITNAGLSEYYTVFAVTDPTARARGISAFVVERSDPGVSFGVPERKLGIKGSPTREVYLDNVRIPDDRIIGAPGTGFATAMRTLDHTRVTIAAQALGIAQGALDFALGYVRQRQQFGRSIADFQGVQFILADMGMTLEAARQLTYAAAGKSERDEPDLTYFGAAAKCFASDAAMKITTDAVQLLGGYGYTRDFPVERMMRDAKITQIYEGTNQVQRIVMARALLAG comes from the coding sequence GTGTTCGAGGCCTACCAGCTGCCCGAGGAGCACAGGGCCGTACGGGACGCCGTACGCGCGGTGTGCGACGACAAGGTCGCCCCGCACGCAGCCGCCGCCGACGAGACGGCCGAATTCCCCGGGGCCTCCTACGACGCGTTGCGGGCGGCCGACTTCCACGCCCCGCACATCCCGGTCCAGTACGGCGGGGCCGGTGCGGACGCACTCGCCACCGCGATCGTCATCGAAGAGGTCGCCCGGGCCTGCGCCACCTCCTCGCTGATCCCGGCCGGCAACAAGCTCGGCACCATGCCGCTACTGCTCGCCGCCGACGAGCACCTCAAACAGCGGTACCTTCCGCCGGTGGCCCGTGGCGAGGCGATGTTCTCCTATTGTCTGTCCGAGCCGGACGCCGGCAGCGACGCGGCAGGCATGCGGACCCGCGCCGAGCGCGACGGCGACACCTGGGTGCTCAACGGGGTCAAGCGCTGGATCACCAACGCCGGACTGAGCGAGTACTACACGGTCTTCGCCGTCACCGACCCGACGGCACGCGCACGCGGGATCTCCGCGTTCGTCGTGGAGAGATCCGACCCGGGCGTCAGCTTCGGCGTACCGGAGAGGAAGCTCGGCATCAAGGGCTCCCCGACCCGCGAGGTGTATCTCGACAACGTCCGCATCCCGGACGACCGGATCATCGGCGCACCGGGAACGGGCTTCGCGACGGCGATGCGGACCCTGGACCACACCCGCGTCACCATCGCCGCCCAGGCACTGGGTATCGCCCAGGGCGCTCTCGACTTCGCACTCGGTTACGTCCGGCAGCGACAGCAGTTCGGCCGATCGATCGCCGACTTCCAGGGCGTCCAGTTCATCCTCGCCGACATGGGTATGACACTGGAGGCCGCGCGGCAGCTGACGTACGCGGCAGCCGGCAAGTCCGAACGCGACGAGCCGGATCTCACCTACTTCGGCGCGGCCGCGAAGTGCTTCGCCTCCGACGCGGCCATGAAGATCACCACCGATGCCGTTCAGCTGCTCGGGGGCTACGGCTACACCCGTGACTTCCCGGTGGAACGCATGATGCGCGACGCGAAGATCACCCAGATCTACGAGGGCACCAACCAGGTGCAACGGATCGTGATGGCCCGCGCGCTGCTGGCCGGGTGA
- a CDS encoding MaoC family dehydratase, producing MRTASRTTVGVPSDLLDLVGEELGVSEAQVVTQRQIDQFAEVTGDHQWIHVDVERARSGPFGTTIVHGFLTLALVPRLLADILEVRSFSMGVNYGLDRVRFVAPLPPDVPVQGVATLVSARAIDAVPGAGAGVQAKASVAVEFVDGSTPCCVAEILFRYYS from the coding sequence ATGCGAACCGCGTCGCGTACGACCGTAGGTGTCCCGAGTGATCTGCTCGACCTGGTCGGCGAAGAGCTGGGGGTCAGTGAAGCGCAGGTGGTGACCCAACGGCAGATCGACCAGTTCGCTGAGGTGACCGGGGACCACCAGTGGATCCATGTCGATGTCGAGCGGGCGCGGTCCGGGCCGTTCGGGACGACGATCGTGCACGGTTTCCTGACCCTGGCGCTCGTGCCGCGCCTGCTCGCGGACATCCTCGAGGTGCGGAGCTTCTCGATGGGGGTCAACTACGGCCTGGACCGCGTCCGGTTCGTCGCACCGTTGCCACCCGACGTGCCGGTCCAGGGGGTCGCGACACTGGTGTCCGCGCGGGCGATCGACGCCGTACCCGGTGCCGGTGCCGGCGTGCAGGCCAAGGCCTCGGTGGCGGTCGAGTTCGTGGACGGCTCGACACCCTGCTGCGTGGCGGAGATCCTGTTCCGGTACTACTCCTGA
- a CDS encoding flavin reductase family protein, with translation MTAEPLFDSTQFRQVCGHFPTGVTAVTAVTAQGNVAALTVNSFTSVSLRPAKVLFCVTSSSSSFATLVAAERIAIHILSRDQEDVARRFATSGLTGTEKLAGVSWAPGPDGVPVLTGTPAILAGRRDHVITSGDHVIILLDVDHVHLKPTNVPALSFYRGQFVNPSSAAPD, from the coding sequence ATGACGGCCGAGCCCTTGTTCGACTCCACCCAGTTCCGCCAGGTGTGCGGTCACTTCCCCACTGGCGTCACCGCCGTCACCGCCGTCACCGCGCAGGGCAACGTGGCCGCGCTGACCGTCAATTCGTTCACCTCGGTCTCGCTCCGGCCGGCGAAGGTGCTGTTCTGTGTGACCAGCTCCTCGTCGAGCTTCGCGACCCTGGTGGCCGCCGAGCGGATCGCCATCCACATTCTCAGCCGTGACCAGGAGGACGTGGCGCGCCGGTTCGCCACCTCGGGACTGACCGGCACCGAGAAACTCGCGGGGGTCTCCTGGGCACCCGGTCCGGACGGCGTCCCGGTGCTGACCGGCACACCGGCGATCCTCGCCGGACGCCGCGATCACGTGATCACCAGCGGCGACCACGTGATCATCCTGCTCGATGTCGACCACGTGCACCTGAAGCCTACGAACGTCCCGGCGTTGTCGTTCTACCGGGGCCAGTTCGTCAACCCGTCGAGCGCTGCGCCCGATTGA
- a CDS encoding VOC family protein: MNRRFRPGEAVWVELSTPDPDRVEPFYRALLGWTVRSERLGATTYRMCGIDGRDVAGISNAAALHGGRPRGWIVYFAVDDVSRSAARAVALGGELVTRPRYLPAAGTGAVVIDPFGAAFGLYQGESRSGVQMLNSVGALCWNELDTGEPAESVTYYRSLFGYATRRTGDTPTARPYTLLMLDDVAVAGVLALDNEWPNLIPAKWITYFAVACLPQALSQVCALGGTPTVGPVESPYGPLHLVKDPGGHTLCLIQLDGGLRPGHDSSPRR, from the coding sequence ATGAACCGACGGTTCCGGCCTGGCGAGGCCGTCTGGGTGGAGTTGTCCACCCCCGATCCGGACAGGGTCGAACCCTTCTACCGCGCGCTGCTGGGCTGGACGGTCCGCTCCGAACGGCTCGGGGCCACCACGTACCGGATGTGCGGCATCGACGGGCGCGACGTGGCCGGCATCTCGAACGCCGCCGCCCTGCACGGCGGTCGGCCCCGGGGCTGGATCGTCTACTTCGCGGTCGACGACGTGAGCCGCTCCGCCGCTCGGGCGGTCGCGCTCGGCGGCGAGCTCGTCACCCGGCCGCGCTACCTGCCGGCCGCCGGTACGGGTGCCGTGGTCATCGATCCGTTCGGTGCCGCGTTCGGCCTCTACCAGGGCGAGTCACGCTCCGGAGTCCAGATGCTCAACTCGGTCGGCGCACTGTGCTGGAACGAGCTGGACACGGGGGAGCCAGCCGAGTCGGTGACCTACTACCGGTCCCTGTTCGGCTACGCCACCCGCCGCACCGGCGACACGCCCACCGCCCGCCCGTACACCCTGCTGATGCTCGACGACGTCGCGGTCGCCGGCGTCCTCGCCCTCGACAACGAATGGCCGAACCTGATCCCGGCGAAATGGATCACCTACTTCGCCGTGGCCTGCCTTCCTCAGGCGCTGTCCCAGGTCTGCGCGCTCGGCGGGACGCCGACCGTCGGCCCGGTCGAGAGCCCGTACGGACCGCTGCACCTGGTGAAGGATCCCGGCGGTCACACGCTCTGCCTCATCCAGCTCGACGGCGGCCTTCGCCCCGGGCACGACTCCTCCCCCAGGCGGTGA